In one Stenotrophomonas maltophilia genomic region, the following are encoded:
- a CDS encoding DUF2388 domain-containing protein — protein MIRPFLLIALLSLPLAGFASSFAGTSAGSATGASSGSSGSSSGDDKVVRAARDDAAAFVASDGQIRGARLQAALVHLREQDAAAQQQSDLELARALLAR, from the coding sequence ATGATCCGACCGTTCCTGCTGATTGCCCTGCTGTCCCTGCCGCTGGCCGGCTTCGCTTCCAGCTTCGCCGGCACCTCGGCCGGTTCGGCAACCGGTGCATCGTCCGGCTCGTCGGGCAGCAGCTCGGGTGACGACAAGGTCGTGCGCGCAGCGCGCGATGATGCCGCGGCCTTTGTCGCCAGCGACGGCCAGATCCGTGGCGCGCGCCTGCAGGCCGCGCTGGTCCATCTGCGCGAGCAGGACGCTGCCGCGCAGCAGCAGAGCGATCTGGAACTGGCGCGCGCCCTGCTGGCGCGTTGA
- a CDS encoding DUF4105 domain-containing protein, producing MAWLAIPVAHATDRLQLDPAGLDPTQQRLARQTLADVQSLLPEGLLRALPPQVQVRWSEALPADVHGRAFGVRVSLRRDLLDEDVPGARRARRSALVHELAHVADRNGAGWSRSARWRDLSGWQRRPWHLGRGDNDFRDRSPDPYELTDAAEYLAVNAEHFVLDGAFACRRPALAQWYRAHFGTPPSLPRPHCEATLPLLQAEAEEGAASLLQLDPARVYAVDYLFAEGSRQPMSRWGHSMLRLVICRPGRTPGPACRLDLEHHRVLSFRAFVGDVQISNWRGLTGDYPSRLFVLPLQQVVDEYTKVELRGLQSLPLRLQREEIASLLERTAQVHWTYDGRYYFVSNNCAVETAKLLQAGVPRLGQAGLAQLTPRGLRRRLARLHVLDDQVLADRAGAQAQGYYFASARDHYQQLFSVAATQLALPARDVRAWLKLPARERGPWLLQGDLRASAGLLLLEQAAQRRAELRARDVLKRGLLAAPESAEAQSLRELLDLSGQWLRPGELLADGGYGLPLPEEQVLLADRVALASAQAVPAWRTLRMQLRQQLPASQRGELDDIDANLAALGERLRRQATPTDAAVR from the coding sequence TTGGCGTGGCTGGCGATACCGGTGGCGCATGCGACCGACCGCCTGCAGCTGGACCCCGCAGGCCTGGACCCAACACAACAACGGCTGGCCCGGCAGACCCTGGCCGACGTGCAGTCGCTGCTGCCCGAGGGGCTGCTGCGCGCGTTGCCGCCGCAGGTGCAGGTGCGCTGGAGTGAGGCCCTGCCGGCCGATGTGCACGGTCGGGCCTTTGGCGTACGCGTGTCGCTGCGTCGCGACCTGCTGGATGAGGACGTGCCCGGCGCCCGCCGCGCGCGACGCAGCGCGCTGGTGCACGAACTGGCCCACGTTGCCGACCGCAACGGTGCAGGCTGGTCGCGCAGCGCGCGCTGGCGCGATCTGTCCGGCTGGCAGCGCAGGCCGTGGCATCTGGGCCGCGGTGACAATGATTTCCGTGACCGCAGCCCGGATCCCTACGAGCTGACGGATGCGGCCGAGTACCTGGCAGTGAATGCCGAGCATTTCGTGCTCGATGGTGCGTTCGCCTGCCGCCGTCCAGCCCTGGCGCAGTGGTACCGGGCGCATTTCGGCACGCCGCCATCGCTGCCACGCCCGCACTGTGAGGCAACCCTCCCATTGCTGCAGGCCGAAGCGGAGGAGGGGGCAGCCTCGTTGCTGCAGCTGGATCCCGCGCGCGTCTATGCGGTGGACTACCTGTTTGCTGAAGGCAGCCGGCAGCCGATGAGCCGCTGGGGCCACAGCATGCTGCGGCTGGTCATCTGCCGGCCGGGCCGGACGCCGGGACCGGCGTGCCGACTGGATCTCGAACATCACCGCGTACTGTCCTTCCGCGCGTTCGTGGGTGATGTGCAGATTTCCAACTGGCGTGGCCTGACCGGCGACTATCCGTCGCGCTTGTTCGTGCTGCCGCTGCAGCAGGTGGTGGATGAATACACCAAGGTCGAGCTGCGTGGCCTGCAGTCGCTGCCCCTGCGCCTGCAGCGCGAAGAAATCGCCAGCCTGCTGGAACGCACCGCGCAGGTGCATTGGACCTATGACGGACGCTACTACTTCGTCAGCAACAACTGCGCGGTGGAGACTGCGAAACTGCTGCAGGCCGGCGTGCCTCGGCTCGGCCAGGCCGGGCTCGCCCAGCTCACCCCGCGGGGACTGCGGCGTCGGCTGGCACGGCTGCATGTTCTGGACGACCAGGTCCTGGCGGATCGGGCGGGTGCGCAGGCCCAGGGGTATTACTTCGCCTCCGCGCGTGATCATTACCAGCAGCTTTTTTCGGTGGCTGCCACCCAGCTCGCCTTGCCCGCGCGCGACGTGCGCGCATGGCTGAAGCTGCCCGCGCGCGAACGCGGCCCCTGGCTGCTGCAGGGTGATCTGCGCGCGAGTGCTGGCCTGCTGCTGCTGGAACAGGCCGCGCAGCGACGCGCGGAGCTGCGCGCGCGTGACGTGCTGAAGCGCGGTCTGCTGGCGGCGCCGGAGAGCGCTGAGGCACAGAGCCTGCGTGAACTGCTGGACCTGAGCGGGCAGTGGCTGCGTCCCGGGGAGCTGCTGGCGGACGGCGGCTACGGCTTGCCGCTGCCTGAGGAGCAGGTACTGCTGGCCGACCGCGTTGCGCTGGCCAGCGCCCAGGCGGTGCCGGCATGGCGGACCCTGCGCATGCAGCTGCGACAGCAGCTGCCGGCGTCGCAGCGGGGGGAACTCGATGACATCGACGCGAACCTGGCGGCGCTGGGTGAGCGTCTGCGACGGCAGGCGACGCCTACTGACGCGGCAGTTCGATGA
- a CDS encoding ATP-binding protein — protein sequence MRRSGLSRHIVVSMSLMVIGVIVMMILSSWLLYAVLVEFSPASTVEPESWLPTGPELAWMVGVILTGLALAIAASFRLAHRILSPLNSLVDSVRALASGDLGARASADGNSPGEVAALVDDFNAMARRLQHMESERMMWHAAIAHELRTPVTILRGRLQGLAEGVFHPDESQFRSLLAQVEGLSRLIEDLRVLSLADNARLDVRRARTDVVAEVHSVMTLVDPQFRAAGFVLELETSREEHNAHCDPTRLRQALLALLENARRYASPGRVRIAVHDTPGHVQVSIEDEGPGIDPALHADIFSPFMRADGSRSRQGGGSGLGLAVVKAIADAHGGKVYCAPGGSGGSRFVIELPRQ from the coding sequence ATGCGCCGGTCCGGGCTCAGCCGGCACATCGTCGTCTCGATGTCGCTGATGGTGATCGGCGTCATCGTGATGATGATCCTCTCGTCCTGGCTGCTGTATGCGGTGCTGGTCGAGTTTTCGCCGGCCAGTACGGTCGAGCCGGAGAGCTGGCTGCCCACCGGTCCCGAACTGGCCTGGATGGTCGGTGTCATCCTGACCGGGCTGGCCCTTGCGATCGCCGCATCGTTCCGCCTCGCCCACCGTATCCTGTCCCCGTTGAATTCGCTGGTCGACAGCGTGCGCGCGCTGGCCAGCGGCGACCTGGGCGCACGCGCCAGCGCCGACGGCAACTCTCCCGGCGAGGTCGCCGCGCTGGTCGACGACTTCAACGCGATGGCGCGCCGCCTGCAGCACATGGAAAGCGAACGGATGATGTGGCACGCCGCCATCGCCCACGAACTGCGCACGCCGGTAACCATCCTGCGTGGTCGCCTGCAGGGCCTGGCCGAAGGCGTGTTCCACCCCGACGAATCGCAGTTCCGCAGCCTGCTGGCGCAGGTGGAAGGGCTGTCGCGGCTGATCGAGGATCTGCGCGTGCTGAGCCTGGCGGACAACGCCCGGCTGGACGTGCGCCGCGCCCGCACCGATGTGGTGGCCGAGGTGCACTCGGTGATGACCCTGGTCGATCCCCAGTTCCGCGCGGCCGGCTTCGTGCTGGAACTGGAGACCAGCCGCGAGGAGCACAACGCCCACTGCGATCCGACCCGCCTGCGGCAGGCGCTTCTTGCGTTGCTGGAGAACGCACGGCGCTACGCCAGCCCGGGCCGGGTGCGGATCGCCGTGCATGACACCCCGGGACACGTGCAGGTTTCCATCGAGGATGAGGGCCCCGGCATCGATCCGGCACTGCACGCGGACATCTTCAGCCCCTTCATGCGCGCCGACGGTTCACGTTCGCGCCAGGGCGGTGGCAGCGGCCTGGGCCTGGCCGTGGTCAAGGCCATTGCCGATGCACATGGCGGAAAGGTCTACTGCGCGCCCGGTGGCAGCGGCGGCAGCCGCTTCGTCATCGAACTGCCGCGTCAGTAG
- a CDS encoding response regulator: MHASTALAALVLIVEDEAEIADILTAYLEREGLRTLRAGDGHSALDLHRNMRPDLVLLDVQLPRLDGWSVLSQLRQRGETPVIMLTALDQDLDKLTALRMGADDYVVKPFNPAEVAARVRAVLRRTLRSSRVDAPAALRIGQLLIDPATHAVHVEGDGYSHEVLLTLTEFKLLHCMALAPTRIFSRSELMHECLPESEALERTVDSHVSKLRRKLDDVGMVNIPGSVRGVGYRLMADR, from the coding sequence ATGCACGCCTCCACTGCCCTCGCCGCCCTGGTCCTGATCGTGGAGGACGAGGCCGAGATCGCCGACATCCTCACTGCCTATCTTGAACGTGAGGGCCTGCGCACCCTGCGCGCCGGCGACGGCCACAGTGCACTGGACCTGCACCGCAACATGCGTCCGGACCTGGTCCTGCTGGATGTACAACTGCCGCGGCTGGACGGATGGAGCGTGCTGAGCCAGCTGCGCCAGCGCGGGGAAACGCCGGTGATCATGCTGACCGCGCTCGACCAGGACCTGGACAAGCTGACCGCGCTGCGCATGGGCGCCGACGACTACGTGGTCAAGCCGTTCAACCCGGCCGAGGTGGCTGCGCGCGTGCGCGCGGTGCTGCGGCGGACGCTCAGATCCTCACGCGTGGATGCACCGGCGGCACTGCGCATCGGGCAGCTGCTGATCGATCCGGCAACCCATGCCGTGCATGTGGAAGGCGATGGCTACAGCCATGAAGTCCTGCTGACGCTGACCGAGTTCAAGCTGCTGCACTGCATGGCTCTGGCACCGACCCGCATCTTCAGCCGCAGCGAACTGATGCATGAATGCCTGCCTGAGAGTGAAGCGCTGGAGCGCACGGTCGACAGCCATGTCAGCAAGCTGCGCCGCAAGCTGGACGACGTGGGCATGGTCAACATCCCGGGCAGCGTGCGCGGCGTCGGTTACCGCCTGATGGCCGACCGCTGA